In Oryza sativa Japonica Group chromosome 2, ASM3414082v1, the following are encoded in one genomic region:
- the LOC4330547 gene encoding cucumber peeling cupredoxin — translation MRVTTVCHHPSTIPRVRSSLLRHSVVPRAYDSFDDMAIVSVTTATAAAGVLILVVAAGAAAAAGARRHHVVGGDPGWAVASDVLAWSADRLFTVGDTLWFAYSAEDGGVAEVGGEEEFESCDAGSPVRMYTEGLSRVDLGGEGSRYFVSADPDKCGGGLKLRVDVRAPVAGTTPPPGSSRKGDRAAAPAPAPLASSGGRGVATSRTCVMLCCLLFLAI, via the exons ATGCGTGTGACGACCGTGTGTCATCATCCATCGACCATACCGCGCGTCCGCTCCTCCCTCCTGCGCCACTCGGTCGTGCCGCGCGCGTACGATTCGTTCGACGACATGGCCATCGTCTCCGTCACGACTGCCACCGCCGCAGCTGGCGTTCTCATTCTGGTTGTCGCCGCTGGAGCAGCAGCGGCCGCCGGAGCACGTCGTCACCACGTCGTCGGAGGTGACCCGGGGTGGGCGGTGGCCTCCGACGTCCTCGCCTGGTCCGCGGACAGGCTCTTCACCGTCGGAGACACCCTCT GGTTCGCGTActcggcggaggacggcggcgtcgcggaggtcggcggcgaggaggagttCGAGTCGTGCGACGCCGGGAGCCCCGTCAGGATGTACACGGAGGGGCTCAGCCGCGTCGACCTCGGCGGCGAAGGGTCGAGGTACTTCGTCAGCGCCGACCCGGACAAgtgcggcggcgggctgaaGCTGCGCGTCGACGTGCGGGCTCCGGTGGCTGGTACGACGCCACCGCCAGGGTCGTCGAGGAAGGGCGACCGAGCTGCCGCTCCGGCGCCCGCGCCGTTGGCGtccagcggcggccgcggagtCGCCACGTCGCGGACGTGCGTTATGCTGTGCTGCCTCCTGTTCCTGGCCATATGA
- the LOC4330548 gene encoding 65-kDa microtubule-associated protein 1: MSALLRETSCGSLLQKLQSVWDEVGESEEDRDKVLFQLDQECLDVYKRKVDQATKSRDLLLQALDYSKTELARLASALGEKSIDISPEKTARTIKEQLTAIAPTLEQLGKKKKERIKELANIQSRIEQIRGEIAGTLEMGQQVALPQINEDDLTVRKLREFQLQLQELEKEKSRRLEKVLEHVGMVHDLCNVLGMDFFRTITQVHSSLDDSIGNEHKNISNETLSKLDRTIGTLNEDKRLRLEKLQELATQLYDLWDLMDTPVEERSLFDHVSCNRTATVEEVMVPGALAVDVIDQAQTEVERLDQLKYSKMKEIAFKKQAILEDIYASTHVVLDTAVAHEKIQALIESGNMEPSELIADMDSQILKAKEEALSRKEILDKVERWISSCEEESWLEDYSRDDNRYNSGRGAHLNLKRAEKARILVSKIPALVETLVAKTRAWEENHGLPFMYDGVSLLAMLDEYVILRQEREEEKKRMREQKRQTEQLLNIDREGPFGTRVNPYRVTSAKKVAGTKPNGGASNGTPSRRLSTGNQLNESKSTGRSAGKDDKKGASKNTATSLNEAAPADKEAADSSTENFDADPVPGST; encoded by the exons ATGTCTGCTTTGCTCCGTGAAACTTCGTGTGGATCATTGCTGCAAAAACTGCAG TCGGTATGGGATGAAGTTGGTGAAAGCGAGGAGGACCGCGACAAGGTTCTATTTCAGCTGGACCAGGAGTGTTTGGATGTCTACAAGCGGAAAGTTGATCAGGCAACCAAATCAAGGGATCTTCTTCTCCAGGCACTGGATTACTCAAAGACAGAGCTTGCTAGGCTTGCTTCTGCCCTTGGTGAAAAATCCATAGATATAAGT CCTGAGAAAACAGCACGGACTATCAAGGAACAACTAACTGCTATAGCTCCAACACTTGAACAATTGGgcaagaagaaaaaggagagaataaAGGAATTAGCTAATATACAGTCAAGAATTGAGCAAATACGTGGTGAGATTGCTGGTACTCTGGAGATGGGACAGCAAGTGGCACTACCACAGATTAATGAGGATGATTTGACAGTTCGGAAGCTTCGAGAGTTCCAGTTACAGCTTCAAGAGCTTGAGAAAGAGAAG AGTCGTAGGCTGGAAAAGGTTCTTGAGCATGTTGGTATGGTACATGATCTATGCAATGTGCTTGGGATGGATTTTTTTAGAACAATAACTCAAGTCCATAGCAGTCTAGATGACTCTATTGGTAACGAACACAAGAACATAAGCAATGAAACCCTGTCAAAACTTGATAGGACCATTGGTACTCTTAATGAGGACAAAAGGTTGAGACTTGAGAAG CTTCAAGAGCTTGCCACTCAACTCTATGATCTATGGGATCTTATGGACACCCCGGTGGAAGAAAGGAGCTTGTTTGATCATGTTTCGTGCAATAGAACAGCAACTGTTGAGGAGGTCATGGTTCCTGGTGCACTTGCTGTTGATGTGATTGATCAA GCACAGACTGAGGTTGAAAGGTTGGATCAGCTAAAATACAGCAAGATGAAAGAAATAGCTTTTAAGAAGCAAGCCATACTGGAAGATATTTATGCTAGCACTCATGTTGTATTAGACACAGCAGTTGCCCATGAGAAAATACAGGCACTGATTGAGTCAGGGAACATGGAACCTTCAGAACTGATTGCTGACATGGATAGTCAGATACTGAAAGCAAAGGAGGAAGCTCTGAGCAGAAAAGAAATATTAGATAAAGTTGAGAGATGGATATCCTCATGCGAGGAGGAAAGCTGGCTTGAAGACTATAGCAGA GATGACAACAGGTATAACTCAGGCCGAGGTGCTCACCTGAATCTCAAACGTGCAGAAAAGGCCCGTATTCTAGTCAGCAAGATTCCAG ccCTTGTTGAAACTCTGGTGGCTAAGACGAGAGCTTGGGAAGAAAATCACGGGCTGCCATTTATGTATGACGGTGTTTCTCTGCTAGCAATGCTGGATGAGTATGTCATTCTTAGGcaagagagggaagaagagaagaaaagaatgcGG GAACAAAAACGCCAGACGGAACAGCTACTAAACATCGACCGTGAGGGGCCATTCGGAACACGGGTCAATCCCTACAGAGTGACCAGTGCAAAGAAGGTGGCTGGCACAAAGCCAAACGGTGGCGCATCAAACGGGACACCGAGTAGAAGGCTATCAACCGGCAATCAGCTGAACGAGAGCAAGAGTACTGGCCGGTCTGCTGGTAAGGATGACAAGAAAGGCGCGTCGAAGAACACGGCAACTTCACTGAACGAAGCAGCTCCTGCAGACAAGGAAGCTGCAGACTCATCCACCGAAAACTTCGACGCTGATCCGGTTCCTGGCTCGACATGA
- the LOC4330549 gene encoding protein-tyrosine-phosphatase IBR5 — protein sequence MRKRERENPCEICGHYHNSEEGERCGVCGHRSGPMAGEPPATLDPAFPTEVLKDFLFLGSYNNASRSEVLKTLSITHILNTVPDCQNLYRNSFTYHCIQDERSLDFDGANRFLEQCERETSRVLVHCMSGKNRSAAIVIGYLMKSRGWRLSQSYQWVKDRRPQVQLTDASQNQLVEYEQKLFGPNVGAPAQSSVPTESFRPLGFGFPKPAGDIQAPVFNQQPVPSIFERVNPSNIPSNFTFGAMEANTPMDDNGAPAPTSGDNPMDSS from the exons atGAGGAAGCGGGAGAGGGAGAACCCCTGCGAGATCTGCGGGCACTACCACAACAGCGAGGAAGGGGAGCGGTGCGGGGTCTGCGGCCACCGGTCGGGGCCGATGGCCGGGGAGCCCCCGGCGACGCTGGACCCGGCCTTCCCCACCGAGGTCCTCAAggacttcctcttcctcggcagCTACAACAACGCCTCCCGCTCCGAGGTCCTCAAGACGCTCAGCATCACCCACATCCTCAAC ACTGTGCCAGATTGTCAGAATCTCTACCGGAATTCTTTCACTTATCACTGCATTCAGGATGAGAGGAGCTTGGATTTTGATGGTGCAAACAGGTTTTTAG AACAGTGTGAAAGGGAGACATCACGTGTTCTTGTCCATTGCATGTCTGGAAAAAACAG GTCTGCAGCTATTGTAATAGGCTACTTGATGAAATCTAGGGGATGGAGACTTTCACAGTCTTACCAATGGGTGAAAGACCGGCGACCACAGGTGCAACTGACAGATG CTTCACAGAATCAGCTCGTTGAGTATGAACAGAAGCTTTTCGGACCCAATGTTGGCGCACCTGCTCAATCGTCGGTTCCAACTGAATCATTTCGTCCTCTTGGATTTGGTTTCCCAAAACCGGCAGGTGACATCCAAGCGCCCGTATTCAACCAGCAGCCCGTGCCGTCCATCTTCGAGCGAGTCAACCCAAGTAATATTCCTAGTAATTTTACTTTTGGAGCAATGGAGGCCAACACTCCTATGGACGACAATGGCGCGCCCGCACCAACTTCAGGTGATAACCCGATGGACAGCTCATAA
- the LOC4330550 gene encoding uncharacterized protein, with the protein MGATRPSPMAYKKATAVLDEAARARLRGPFASGAASLRRDQDDDDDDLLVDLVHEFYDDGERGADATARGGVSSSPEPEPTEWKDALREALADATSDAAAARIRAEAERAVRDAVRNGGDVIRKRVVERLRARGFDAGVCRSSWERTGSVPAGSHEYVDVTAAASATGRRARYIVEVNVAGEFEIARPSAEYQDLLLSLPPVLVATPEAFRGVAAAMCAAAAESIRGAGMHLPPWRRARYVQAKWSAPYERVAAAAPPEGARTAPSGGRKRCGMEIGRREMAIGKERLVPFFRGL; encoded by the coding sequence ATGGGAGCGACGCGGCCGTCGCCGATGGCGTacaagaaggcgacggcggtgctGGACGAGGCGGCCAGGGCACGGCTGCGTGGCCCGTTCGCCAGCGGTGCCGCGTCCCTCCGGCGTGatcaagacgacgacgacgacgacctcctgGTGGATCTGGTGCACGAGTtctacgacgacggcgagcgcggcgcggacgccacggcgaggggcggcgtgtcgtcgtcgccggagccggagcctaCCGAGTGGAAGGACGCGCTGCGCGAGGCGCTAGCGGACGCGACGTCCGACGCGGCGGCCGCCCGCATCCGCGCCGAGGCCGAGCGCGCCGTCCGGGATGCCGTTcgcaacggcggcgacgtgaTCCGGAAGCGAGTCGTCGAGCGGCTCCGCGCCCGAGGGTTCGACGCCGGCGTGTGCAGGTCGTCGTGGGAAAGAACCGGCAGCGTGCCGGCGGGCAGCCACGAGTACGTGgacgtgacggcggcggcgtcggcgacggggcGTCGCGCTCGCTACATCGTCGAGGTCAACGTCGCCGGCGAGTTCGAGATCGCGAGGCCGAGCGCCGAGTACCAGGACCTCCTCCTCTCGCTCCCGCCGGTGCTCGTCGCGACTCCCGAGGCCTTCAGGGGGGTCGCCGCGGCAAtgtgcgccgcggcggcggagtccaTCCGCGGCGCGGGCATGCACCTGCCGCCGTGGAGGCGGGCGCGGTACGTGCAGGCCAAGTGGTCCGCACCGTACGagcgagtggcggcggcggcaccgccggAGGGAGCTAGGACGGCGCCGTCCGGCGGCCGGAAGCGTTGCGGAATGGAGATTGGGCGCAGGGAGATGGCCATCGGAAAGGAGAGATTGGTACCATTTTTCAGAGGGTTATGA
- the LOC4330551 gene encoding aspartyl protease family protein At5g10770 has protein sequence MALLLTLILLSGLGFLPRHADAARGYVTVSTSSFAVSSTCADELPGRAASPRNGTSAVLRLTHRHGPCAPAGKASALGSPPSFLDTLRADQRRAEYIQRRVSGAAAAAPGMQLAGSKAATVPANLGFSIGTLQYVVTVSLGTPAVAQTLEVDTGSDVSWVQCKPCPSPPCYSQRDPLFDPTRSSSYSAVPCAAASCSQLALYSNGCSGGQCGYVVSYGDGSTTTGVYSSDTLTLTGSNALKGFLFGCGHAQQGLFAGVDGLLGLGRQGQSLVSQASSTYGGVFSYCLPPTQNSVGYISLGGPSSTAGFSTTPLLTASNDPTYYIVMLAGISVGGQPLSIDASVFASGAVVDTGTVVTRLPPTAYSALRSAFRAAMAPYGYPSAPATGILDTCYDFTRYGTVTLPTISIAFGGGAAMDLGTSGILTSGCLAFAPTGGDSQASILGNVQQRSFEVRFDGSTVGFMPASC, from the exons ATGGCTCTCCTCTTGACGCTGATcctcctctccggcctcggATTCTTGCCCCGCCATGCCGACGCCGCGAGGGGCTACGTCACCGTCTCCACATCCAGCTTCGCGGTGAGCTCCACCTGCGCCGACGAACTCCCTGGACGAG CTGCCTCGCCGCGGAACGGCACGTCGGCGGTGCTGCGGCTGACGCACCGGCACGGGCCGTGCGCCCCGGCGGGGAAGGCGTCGGCGCTGggatcgccgccgtcgttcctcGACACGCTGCGCGCGGACCAGCGGCGGGCGGAGTACATACAGAGGAGGGTGTcgggggccgccgccgccgcgccggggaTGCAGCTGGCGGGATccaaggcggcgacggtgccggCTAACCTGGGGTTCTCCATCGGCACGCTGCAGTACGTGGTGACGGTGAGCCTCGgcacgccggcggtggcgcagaCGTTGGAGGTGGACACCGGCAGCGACGTGTCGTGGGTGCAGTGCAAGCCGtgcccctcgccgccgtgctaCAGCCAGAGGGACCCGCTCTTCGACCCGACGCGGTCGTCGTCCTACTCCGCCGTGCCGTGCGCCGCGGCGTCGTGCTCGCAGCTGGCGTTGTACTCCAACGGCTGCTCCGGCGGGCAGTGCGGCTACGTGGTCAGCTACGGCGACGGGTCCACGACCACCGGCGTGTACAGCTCCGACACGCTGACGCTGACCGGGTCGAACGCGCTCAAGGGGTTCCTCTTCGGCTGCGGCCACGCGCAGCAGGGCCTCTTCGCCGGCGTCGACGGGCTCCTCGGCCTCGGCCGGCAGGGCCAGTCCCTGGTGTCGCAGGCGTCGAGCACCTACGGCGGCGTCTTCTCCTACTGCCTACCGCCGACGCAGAACTCCGTGGGTTACATATCGCTGGGCGGGCCGAGCAGCACCGCCGGCTTCTCCACGACGCCGCTGCTGACGGCGTCGAACGACCCGACATACTACATCGTGATGCTCGCCGGCATCAGCGTCGGCGGGCAGCCGCTGAGCATCGACGCGTCCGTGttcgcgtcgggcgcggtggtcgacACGGGCACGGTGGTCACGCGGCTGCCGCCCACGGCGTACTCGGCGCTGCGGTCCGCGTTCCGCGCCGCCATGGCCCCCTACGGCTacccgtcggcgccggcgacggggatCCTGGACACCTGCTACGACTTCACCCGGTACGGCACCGTGACGCTGCCGACGATCTCGATcgcgttcggcggcggcgcggccatgGACCTCGGCACGTCGGGGATCCTCACCAGCGGGTGCCTGGCGTTCGCgcccaccggcggcgacagccAGGCGTCCATCCTCGGGAACGTGCAGCAGCGCTCGTTCGAGGTGCGCTTCGACGGCAGCACCGTCGGCTTCATGCCCGCCTCCTGCTGA
- the LOC4330552 gene encoding aspartyl protease family protein At5g10770: MASVSPLLLLLLCSYHSVVAHAGDGQSYKVLELNSEAVCSERNAISSSLSGTTVALNHRHGPCSPVPSSKKRPTEEELLKRDQLRAEHIQRKFAMNAAVDGAGDLQQSKVSSSVPTKLGSSLDTLEYVISVGLGTPAVTQTVTIDTGSDVSWVQCNPCPNPPCYAQTGALFDPAKSSTYRAVSCAAAECAQLEQQGNGCGATNYECQYGVQYGDGSTTNGTYSRDTLTLSGASDAVKGFQFGCSHVESGFSDQTDGLMGLGGGAQSLVSQTAAAYGNSFSYCLPPTSGSSGFLTLGGGGGVSGFVTTRMLRSRQIPTFYGARLQDIAVGGKQLGLSPSVFAAGSVVDSGTIITRLPPTAYSALSSAFKAGMKQYRSAPARSILDTCFDFAGQTQISIPTVALVFSGGAAIDLDPNGIMYGNCLAFAATGDDGTTGIIGNVQQRTFEVLYDVGSSTLGFRSGAC, from the exons ATGGCTTCTGTTTCGCCGCTACTGCTTCTCCTCTTGTGCAGCTACCACTCTGTAGTTGCTCATGCAGGAGATGGACAGAGTTACAAGGTTCTTGAGCTGAATTCTGAGGCCGTCTGCTCCGAGCGAAATG CGATTTCGTCGTCGTTGAGTGGAACCACGGTGGCGTTGAACCACCGGCACGGGCCATGCTCGCCGGTGCCGTCGTCCAAGAAGAGGCCGACCGAAGAGGAGCTGCTCAAACGCGACCAGCTCCGAGCCGAGCACATCCAGCGGAAGTTCGCCATGAACGCCGCCGTCGATggcgccggcgatctccagcaGTCGAAGGTGTCGTCGTCCGTGCCGACCAAGCTGGGCTCCTCCCTGGACACGCTGGAGTACGTCATCTCCGTCGGGCTCGGCACGCCGGCCGTGACGCAGACGGTGACCATCGACACCGGCAGCGACGTGTCGTGGGTGCAGTGCAACCCGTGCCCCAACCCGCCGTGCTACGCGCAGACGGGCGCGCTGTTCGACCCCGCCAAGTCGAGCACCTACAGGGCGgtctcctgcgccgccgccgagtgcgCGCAGCTCGAGCAGCAAGGCAACGGCTGCGGCGCCACCAACTACGAGTGCCAGTACGGCGTCCAGTACGGCGACGGCTCGACCACCAACGGCACGTACAGCCGCGACACGCTGACGCTGTCCGGCGCCTCCGACGCCGTGAAGGGATTCCAGTTCGGGTGCAGCCACGTCGAGTCGGGATTCAGCGACCAGACCGACGGGCTCAtgggcctcggcggcggcgcgcagtcGCTCGTGtcgcagacggcggcggcgtacgggAATTCCTTCTCGTACTGCCTCCCGCCGACATCGGGCTCGTCCGGGTTCCTcacgctcggcggcggcggcggcgtgtcggGGTTCGTGACGACGCGGATGCTCAGGAGCAGGCAAATCCCGACGTTCTACGGCGCGAGGCTGCAGGACATCGCCGTGGGCGGGAAGCAGCTCGGGCTGTCGCCGTCGGTGTTCGCCGCCGGGTCCGTGGTGGACTCCGGCACGATCATCACGCGGCTGCCGCCGACGGCGTACTCGGCGCTGTCGTCGGCGTTCAAGGCCGGCATGAAGCAGTACCGGTCGGCGCCGGCCAGGAGCATCCTCGACACGTGCTTCGACTTCGCCGGCCAGACCCAGATCTCCATACCGACCGTCGCGCTGGTgttctccggcggcgccgccatcgacCTCGACCCGAACGGGATCATGTACGGCAACTGCCTCGCgttcgccgccaccggcgacgacgggacCACCGGCATCATCGGGAACGTGCAGCAGCGGACGTTCGAGGTCCTGTACGACGTCGGCAGCAGCACGCTCGGCTTCCGGTCCGGCGCGTGTTGA